The following are encoded in a window of Spiroplasma tabanidicola genomic DNA:
- a CDS encoding MurR/RpiR family transcriptional regulator, which produces MRSFLSKLTTIDEKDLTIKEKKIVDYIKNHLKEIVETNMKIERMAQEAGTGYSAIYGLLKKLNIKGFRDFAILLANDAENQEINIAKNDENVVYGYINLIKQNYALIEKRSIFETLNVIRDVSNARVFFCYWENLLSGPAQELFNFFYKEGYNAILLDSDQEILKDRINSSVENDVFVFFTRYGNSSRLNSFIESIGELKRKIVYVSGKVASNNITQYLTSIHTLIVDNPDQKVFKGHISQSVPFNYFNDLLIYHYLNSEG; this is translated from the coding sequence ATGAGATCATTTTTAAGTAAATTAACAACAATTGACGAAAAAGATTTAACAATTAAAGAAAAGAAAATAGTTGATTATATAAAAAACCACCTTAAAGAAATCGTCGAAACTAATATGAAGATTGAAAGAATGGCACAGGAAGCTGGAACTGGTTATAGTGCAATATATGGATTGTTAAAGAAACTAAATATAAAAGGATTTAGAGATTTTGCCATTTTATTAGCAAATGATGCAGAAAACCAAGAAATTAATATAGCGAAAAATGATGAAAATGTTGTTTATGGTTATATTAATTTAATAAAACAAAATTATGCACTAATTGAAAAAAGATCTATTTTTGAAACATTAAATGTAATTAGAGATGTTTCAAACGCAAGAGTATTCTTCTGTTATTGGGAGAATTTGTTATCTGGACCAGCACAAGAACTATTTAACTTCTTTTATAAAGAAGGTTATAATGCAATATTGCTAGATAGCGATCAAGAAATCTTAAAAGATAGAATAAACTCTTCGGTCGAAAATGATGTTTTTGTATTTTTCACAAGATATGGAAACTCATCTAGATTAAATAGTTTTATAGAAAGTATTGGAGAACTTAAAAGAAAAATAGTTTATGTTTCTGGAAAAGTGGCTTCAAATAACATTACACAATATTTAACTTCAATTCATACTTTAATAGTAGATAATCCAGATCAAAAAGTATTTAAGGGTCATATTTCTCAATCCGTTCCATTTAACTATTTTAATGACCTATTAATTTATCATTATTTAAATTCAGAGGGATAA
- the trmB gene encoding tRNA (guanosine(46)-N7)-methyltransferase TrmB — protein sequence MRLRNKNWTKEYIEKNNSLMIKTENKVMVENLFEKTQKTYLEIGCGKGQFIIKNAIKYENQNYIAMEKETTVIGIAIKKAIETFKGHPKNLKFLNCYAEKLLDIFLENTFDGIYLNFSDPWPKKKHYKKRLTYICFLNIYEKLLKKDGLIEIKTDNDNLYEFSLEQIKDSNFELIFSTNDLYKYEKNLVNNIATEYEEKFHSQNKTINKLVIKKIR from the coding sequence ATGAGATTAAGAAATAAAAATTGAACAAAAGAATATATTGAAAAAAATAATAGTTTAATGATTAAAACAGAAAACAAAGTTATGGTAGAAAATCTTTTTGAAAAAACTCAAAAAACATATTTAGAAATAGGTTGTGGTAAAGGACAATTTATTATTAAAAATGCAATTAAATATGAAAATCAAAATTATATAGCCATGGAAAAAGAAACAACTGTTATTGGTATTGCTATAAAAAAAGCTATAGAAACTTTTAAAGGTCATCCCAAAAACTTAAAGTTTTTAAATTGTTATGCTGAAAAATTATTAGACATTTTTTTAGAAAACACATTTGACGGAATTTATTTAAATTTTTCAGATCCTTGACCTAAGAAAAAACATTATAAAAAAAGATTAACTTATATTTGTTTTTTAAATATTTACGAAAAGCTTTTAAAAAAAGATGGCTTAATAGAAATAAAAACCGACAATGATAATTTATATGAGTTTAGTTTAGAACAAATAAAAGACTCAAATTTTGAATTAATATTTAGTACAAATGATCTATATAAGTATGAAAAAAATTTAGTTAATAACATTGCTACTGAATATGAAGAAAAATTTCATAGTCAAAATAAAACTATAAATAAATTAGTTATAAAAAAAATCAGATAG
- the deoD gene encoding purine-nucleoside phosphorylase, producing MTPHISAKKNEIAKVVLMPGDPLRAKMIAEKYLENYKLVNKVRNMFMYTGEYKGIEVTVAGSGMGCPSIGIYSYELFNFYDVDYIIRVGSCGSYRKEIKVYDIYNVKEAYGDSNYAKIAANIDEKVIPAGNKIYEIIQKTAAEKKISMHTGRIYSSDVFYTYETKENFAEDNNLDVVEMESFALFANAIHAKKQAGCLLTVSDSLITEEKTTAEERQNNFLSMIELALDSVLKITD from the coding sequence ATGACGCCACATATCAGTGCTAAAAAAAACGAAATTGCAAAAGTTGTTTTAATGCCAGGAGATCCATTAAGAGCTAAAATGATTGCTGAAAAATATTTAGAAAATTATAAATTAGTAAATAAAGTTAGAAATATGTTTATGTATACTGGTGAATATAAAGGTATTGAAGTTACTGTTGCAGGAAGTGGTATGGGTTGTCCTAGTATAGGTATTTACTCATATGAATTGTTTAACTTTTATGATGTTGACTATATAATCAGAGTTGGATCATGTGGAAGTTATCGTAAAGAAATTAAAGTTTATGATATTTACAACGTCAAAGAAGCATACGGAGATAGTAATTATGCAAAAATCGCTGCTAATATTGATGAAAAAGTTATTCCTGCTGGAAATAAAATTTATGAAATAATTCAAAAAACAGCAGCTGAAAAAAAAATAAGCATGCATACTGGAAGAATTTATTCTTCTGATGTTTTTTACACATATGAAACAAAAGAAAATTTTGCAGAAGATAATAATTTAGATGTTGTTGAAATGGAATCATTTGCATTATTTGCAAATGCAATTCATGCTAAAAAACAAGCAGGATGTTTATTAACAGTCTCAGATAGTCTTATAACTGAAGAAAAAACAACTGCAGAAGAAAGACAAAATAATTTTTTATCAATGATAGAACTGGCTTTGGATTCAGTTTTGAAAATAACAGATTAA
- the tsaD gene encoding tRNA (adenosine(37)-N6)-threonylcarbamoyltransferase complex transferase subunit TsaD, whose product MNILAIESSCDEFSIAIMIDGKIKANIISSQIKDHTKYGGVIPELASRLHVKNFSYVLKEALYVANLKIEEINQIAYTANPGLIGSLIIGKMVAETLALYLDIPIMGLNHIQGHIYGAAIEEDFKYPVLALVVSGGHTQIVYLKESLNFEIIGTTQDDAIGECYDKVARAIGLGYPGGPKIDKLAQNGNENFYKFPIVKNDESLDFSYSGLKTASLNLINKLKQNKEEINLENFCASFQKSAIDNLMIKFEKAIKKFFPATITIAGGVSSNKMLRKKIFSISSMYNIDRTIVPKLQYCTDNAAMIAKLCNEYLIK is encoded by the coding sequence ATGAATATATTAGCAATAGAATCAAGTTGCGATGAGTTTAGTATCGCTATAATGATTGATGGAAAAATTAAAGCAAATATAATTTCTTCGCAGATAAAAGATCATACTAAATATGGAGGAGTTATTCCAGAACTTGCTTCAAGATTACATGTTAAAAATTTTTCTTATGTTTTAAAAGAAGCTTTATATGTAGCAAATTTAAAAATAGAAGAAATTAACCAGATTGCATATACTGCTAATCCAGGTTTAATAGGGAGTTTAATTATCGGAAAAATGGTTGCAGAAACATTAGCGTTATATTTAGATATTCCAATTATGGGTCTTAATCATATTCAAGGTCATATATATGGGGCTGCTATTGAAGAAGACTTTAAATATCCTGTTTTAGCACTTGTTGTAAGCGGAGGCCATACTCAAATAGTTTATTTGAAAGAGTCTTTAAATTTTGAAATTATAGGAACAACTCAGGATGATGCAATAGGTGAATGTTATGATAAAGTGGCGAGAGCAATTGGACTTGGTTATCCTGGTGGTCCTAAAATTGATAAACTTGCACAAAATGGTAATGAAAATTTTTATAAATTTCCAATTGTTAAAAATGACGAAAGTCTAGATTTTTCATATTCTGGTTTAAAAACAGCAAGTCTTAATTTAATCAATAAACTTAAGCAAAACAAGGAAGAAATAAATTTAGAAAATTTTTGTGCAAGTTTTCAAAAATCAGCAATTGATAACTTAATGATAAAGTTTGAAAAAGCTATAAAAAAATTTTTTCCAGCAACTATAACAATTGCAGGAGGGGTTTCTTCCAACAAAATGTTAAGAAAAAAAATTTTTTCCATTTCTTCAATGTATAATATAGATAGAACAATAGTACCGAAATTGCAATACTGCACCGATAATGCTGCAATGATTGCTAAATTATGCAATGAATATTTAATCAAATAA